The genomic window CAGGGGCCACCTGCTTGACCAACGGCGCAAAGCTCAGATCAATCTGCGCTTTCGACGTGGGAACAGTTTGGGCCTGCACGGTCTGTGTCGCGGCCACGATCGCCATAAGGCTAAGCCCGACAGCACAAACATATCCGGCAATTTTGCGCACCATCTTGCGTCTCACTCCAAAAGCTTCGCGGGGGCATCTATCTCAAAAGACAGGCTGCTCTTCGATCTTGCATAAGCACACCCGCTGACATCAAGCATTGTCGATTGAGATAATGAACAACGCAGATGAATTGAACCTGACCCGAAACGACACAAACAAAAAAGGCGGCTCTCAGTGAGCCGCCTTCTTGGTCGTTCTTGTCAGCTGACGCTTACGCTGCGTCCTGCTCGTCTGCTGTCAGGTCCGGACCGGAGTCCTGGCCCTTGGCGGACGGATCGCGGTCCACAAGCTCGATGACGGCGACGGGCGCGTTGTCACCATAGCGGAAGCCAGCGCGCATGATGCGGGTGTAGCCGCCCTTGCGGTCTGCATACCGCGGACCAAGCACATCAAACAGCTTCTGGGCCCACTTCTGCTCAGGCAGCTTTGAATAGGCCTGACGCCGGGCATGGAGGTCACCACGCTTGCCGAGCGTAATGAGCTTCTCCACATAGGGGCGAAGCTCCTTTGCCTTGGGCAGCGTTGTTACAATCTGCTCATGCTTGATGAGCGCAACCGCCATGTTGGCCAGCATCGCCTTACGGTGAGGCGTGGTCCGGTTAAGTTTGCGGTGGGCTTTGCCGTGACGCATCTTCTTCTCTCCTTAAGCGCAGTTACCCCGTTGGGCAGGCGCCTAGTACTGATCCTCGTAACGCTTAGCCAGGTCTTCGATGTTCTCCGGTGGCCAATTCGGCACTTCCATACCGAGGTGGAGACCCATCTGGGCAAGCACTTCTTTGATTTCATTCAGCGACTTACGGCCGAAGTTCGGCGTACGGAGCATTTCCGCTTCTGTCTTCTGAATAAGGTCGCCAATGTAGACGATGTTGTCGTTCTTCAGGCAGTTGGCTGAACGGACAGAGAGCTCAAGCTCATCTACCTTCTTCAGCAGTGCCGGGTTGAACTCCAGCTCGGGACGCTCTTCAACAGGCTGTTCCGGGCGAGGCTCTTCGAAGTTCACGAAGGTCTGCAGCTGGTCCTGAAGAATACGGGCTGCATAAGCAACCGCATCATCCGGCGTCAGTGAGCCATCGGTTTCAACTGTGAGCGTGAGCTTGTCATAGTCGAGAATCTGTCCCTCACGGGTATTCTCAACCTTGTAGGACACCTTGCGGCACGGGCTGAAAAGGCTGTCCACCGGGATCAGGCCAATCGGCGCATCTTCGGGACGGTTGCGATCCGCCGCAACGTAGCCCTTGCCGAGATCAACTGTGAATTCCATGCGGATTTCAGAGTCTTCATCGAGCGTGCACAGCACGAGATCAGGATTGAGGATGTCGATATCCGCACCCGTCTCGATCATGCCCGCAGTCACCGCCCCGGCCTTGTCAGCCTTGAGCGTCATGCGACGTGGGCCTTCAGAATGCAGGCGGATCGCCATCTGCTTGATGTTGAGGACAATGTCGGTGACATCCTCACGCACACCAGCAACAGAAGAAAACTCGTGCAGCACGCCGTCAATCTGAACAGACGTCACCGCAGCGCCCTGCAGCGATGACAGCAGAACACGGCGCAATGCGTTGCCGAGCGTCAGGCCAAAGCCGCGCTCAAGCGGTTCTGCAACGACCGTTGCGATCCGCTGGGCATCACGGCCCGGCTGAATGTCCAGCTTGTTGGGCTTAATCAGTTCTTGCCAGTTCTTCTGGATCAATTTGTTAGCCTCGTTCATCTAGCGGCCCCGCTTGGCACAAAGCCAGGATGGTGAAATCACCAAGGGGGAAGGCCGCGAATTTAAGTCCGTAGTAGGACGTACCGTCCGCCGAAGAGCTGCGTTAGACGCGGCGCTTCTTCTTCGGGCGCACACCGTTGTGCGGAATGGACGTAACGTCACGAATGGTCGTGATGGTGAAGCCAGCGGCCTGCAGCGCGCGAAGAGCTGATTCACGCCCGGAACCCGGACCTGAAACCATTACTTCCAATGTGCGCATGCCGTGCTCGGCAGCCTTCTTGCCCGCGTCTTCTGCTGCGACCTGTGCAGCAAATGGCGTGGACTTACGTGACCCCTTGAATCCCATGGTACCGGCTGATGACCAGGAAATCGCATTTCCCTGTGCATCCGTGATGGTGATCATGGTGTTGTTGAAGGTCGAATTCACATGCGCCACACCTGAAGAGATGTTCTTGCGTTCTTTGCGGCGTACGCGGGTTGCTTCTTTTGCCATCTTGTCCGTTTGTCCTTGTCAGCCAGCGGCGTATCCCTGATTGCCCCGCCCCGGGGCCCAAGTCGCGCTGGCAAAAGCTGTATTACTTCTTCTTACCGGCNNNNNNNNNNNNNNNNNNNNNNNNNNNNNNNNNNNNNNNNNNNNNNNNNNNNNNNNNNNNNNNNNNNNNNNNNNNNNNNNNNNNNNNNNNNNNNNNNNNNCGCTTGATGTTCATGGATGTCTCACGGCGAAGGTCACCTTCCACCAGATAGTTCTGGTCGATCGCTTCACGGATCTGAATGACTTCGGCATCCGACAGCTGGTTAACACGCCGCTCATGCGAGATGTTTACGCTGTCCAGGATTTCGGCGGCCTTTGTGTCGCCGATGCCATGAATGTAAGTAAGCGCGATCAATGCGCGCTTGTTCGTCGGGATATTGACGCCTGCGATACGAGCCACTGCTTCGTTTCTCCAAAAGTGCCGCTAATTCCTCGCCCGAAAATCGGGGTTCAGATACACAAAAAAACCGCTCGCGTGCCCGGCCCTCAGATTAGGAGCGGGAACGGCGCGGAAATCCGCGATTCTGACCTTTGCGGAGGCGCGGATTATAGGTTTCGTTCAGTCTCAGTCAACCATTCAAACCCAGGTAAAAGGTCGCCCTGGGAAAATGTTCAGCGAATCAGCCTAAACCACTGCAAAATAAGCCAAATTGGCCCTACGCAGTTGCCAGTCCAATCTTGTCTTCAATGTCTCGGGTCACGTCATCAATGGCACTCATGCCATCTACAACCAGAAGTTTGCCCTGCGACTCATAATACGGGATCAGCGGTGCCGTCTGAGCGTGATAGACCTCGAGGCGCTTTTTCAGCGTTTCCTCATTGTCATCCGCGCGGTCACCACCGGTTTCCGCAGCACGGGTCCGAATACGGTCCACAAGGATTGAATCATCAACGCGGATCTCGATCACCGCATTGAGCTTCAGGCCCTTTTCTTCAAGCATCTTGTCCAGAGCTTCGGCCTGCCCCGTCGTACGTGGAAAGCCATCCAGAATAAACCCGTTGGCGCAGTCCTTTTCCTCGATGCGATCTGAAATGATCTTTACGACCACCTCATCCGGCACCAGGTCACCGCGTTCCATGATTTCCTTGGCCTGCTTGCCAATTTCCGTGCCAGCAGCAACAGCTGCACGCAGCATGTCACCAGTGGAAAGCTGCACGAGCCCATGAGCGGTCTCGACACGGCCAGCCTGTGTGCCCTTGCCGGCACCCGGTGGTCCAAGGAAAATCAGATTCATCGACGGCCCCCTCGCAACTTCGACTTCTTGACCATGCCTTCATACTGATGGGCCAACAGGTGGCTTTGCACCTGAGACACCGTATCCATGGTCACACTCACCACAATGAGCAGCGACGTACCGCCGAAATAGAACGGCACCGAATACTGGGAGACCAGAATTTCCGGAAGCAGACACACAATGACCAGATACCCGGCTCCCACAACGGTGAGGCGTGTCAGCACATAGTCGATATATTCAGCGGTCCTCTCGCCAGGGCGAATGCCCGGCACGAAGCCGCCATATTGTTTCAGATTGTCAGCCGTGTCCCCTGGGTTGAACACAAGGGCTGTGTAGAAGAACGCAAAGAACACAATGCCGGCGGCATACATTAGCATGTACAACGGCTGACCGTGGCCCAGCATTGTGGTGACAGTCGTCAGCCACTCGGGTCCTTGCCCGCCGGAGAAACCGGCAGCAGTCAGCGGCAACAGCAACAACGATGACGCAAAGATTGGCGGAATAACCCCGGCCGTATTGAGCTTGAGCGGCAAATGGGACGAGTCCCCGCCGAACATGCGGTTACCGACCTGTCGTTTGGGATACTGCACAATCAGCCGCCGCTGCGCGCGCTCCACAAAGACGATGAAGGCAATTACGGCCACAGCCATCACGAGGAAGCCGATGATGACCAGAGTGGAAAGCGCACCCTGGCGCCCCAACTCAAGTGTCCCCACAAGAGCCGCCGGAAGCTCGGCCACGATGCCTGCAAAGATGATCAGCGAAATACCATTACCAACGCCGCGCGCGGTGATCTGCTCACCAAGCCACATCAGGAACATGGTGCCGCCCACAAGCGTAATAACCGTGGAAATGCGGAAGAAGGGTCCCGGATCAATCACAACATTGCCGGCGCTCTCCAGCCCCACGGCAATGCCGTAGCCCTGCAGTGTCGCCAGCAGAACCGTGCCGTAACGGGTGTACTGGTTGATCTGCTTACGCCCGGCTTCGCCTTCCTTCTTCAACTGCTCAAGACGCGGCACAACCGCTGTCATGAGCTGCATGATGATGGACGCCGAAATATACGGCATGACGTTCAGTGCGAAGATGGCCATACGACCGACAGCGCCACCGGCGAACATGTCAAACATGCCAACGATGCCACCCTGCTGCTGTTCAAACAGCTGGGCAAGCGCAACGGGGTCAATACCAGGCAGAGGAATATACGTTCCCAGTCGGTACACCAAAAGCGCACCCAGCGTGAACCAGATGCGCTTCTTGAGTTCTTCCGCCTTGGCAAAGGCAGAGAAATTGAGGTTAGCCGCAAGTTGTTCGGCAGCCGACGCCATATGCGCTTACTCCTTACAGGCCCCGCGCTATGCGTGGCCTTGGAAACTGAGGCCAGACTTACGCAGAAGCGGTTTCAGCAGCCGGCTTGGGCCGGGCTGATTCGACGATCTTGATCGATCCACCGGCTTTTTCAACAGCTTCGGCAGCACCCTTGGATGCGCTTGTCACTTCGAAAGAGACCTTGGCTTTCAAGTCGCCCTTTGCCAGCAGCCGTACATCCACATCCTTGCGGCGCAGGAGACCTGCACCGCGAAGAGCTTCAGCATTGACCGGCTTCGAGCCGTCCAGTGTGCCCTCATCGATGGCGCGCTGCACCCGGCCGATGTTCACAATTGCGTAGACTGTCGGGAACGGGTTGTTAAAGCCCCGCTTCGGCAGACGCATGTGAATGGGCATCTGGCCACCTTCGTAGCCTTTGATAGCCACACCGGAGCGTGACTTCTGGCCCTTTTGGCCGCGACCAGCAGTTACGCCCTTACCGGAACCGTAACCACGGCCCACACGCATGCGCTCCTTGCGGGCGCCTTCGTTATCTTTGAGCTCGTTCAGCTTCATCGTTCAACTGCCTTTTGCCTCGGGCCCACATGCCCAGGCGAGATACCAAATGATGGTGGAGCCAGTCCCTAGGACTCGTCCACGATCCGCACCAGATGGTGCACCTTGTTGACCATGCCGCGCACAGCTGGAGTGTCTTCCAGCGTCCGACGACGATGCATCTTGTTGAGGCCAAGACCGATCAGCACTTTCTGCTGACGGTCCGGACGGCGGATTGGGCTACCAATCTGCTCAACGGTGATTGTTTTCTTAGCTGCCATCAGTCAGTTCCTACTCAGCGTCTTCGAGCGCTTCAGAAGAAGCATCGGAACGGCGGGAAACCACGTCGCTGACCTTGAGGCCGCGGCGTGCTGCCACCATACGCGGGCTCTGCTCGCGCGTCAGAGCATCAAACGTTGCCCGAACCATGTTGTAGGGGTTCGACGTACCGATCGACTTTGCCACCAGATCCTGCATGCCCAGTGTTTCAAACACTGCGCGCATTGGACCACCAGCAATGATGCCGGTGCCCGGAGGCGCTGCACGCAGGTACACACGACCCGCGCCATGACGACCAGCCACATCGTGATGCAGCGTACGACCTTCGCGCAGCGGCACACGGATCATCTGGCGCTTAGCCTGTTCCGTTGCCTTGCGGATAGCTTCCGGCACTTCTCGGGCCTTGCCCTTGCCAAAGCCGACCCGGCCCTTCTGATCACCAACCACCACAAGGGCAGCAAAACCGAAGCGGCGACCGCCCTTCACCACCTTGGCGACGCGGTTGATATGCACCAGCTTGTCGACGAATTCGCTATCACGATCATCGCGATCGCGCCCACGTCCGCGGTCACTCCGACCGCCTTGTTCCCGTGCCACGTGACTAACCCTCTCGCCTAGAATTCCAAGCCGCCCTCACGGGCAGCGTCGGCCAGCGCTTTCACACGGCCATGATAAATGTACCCGCCACGGTCGAAGACGACGTCCTTGACGCCATTGTCTTTCGCACGCTTGGCCACCAACTCACCCACAGCTTTTGCTGCAGCCACATCGGCGCCTGTCTTGAGGCTACCGCGCAGATCCTTTTCCAGGGTCGATGCCGACGCCAGGGTAACACCCTGAACATCATCGATGACCTGTGCAGAAATGTGCTTCGACGACCGGTAAACCGACAGGCGCGGACGCCCGTTGGCGGTCTTCTTAAGCGAACGGCGCACCCGCATCTTGCGGCGTTCGCGCATCTTCATTGAATTGCTCATCTGCCTGTTCCGTTCACTTACTTCTTCTTGCCTTCCTTGCGGAAGATGTATTCGTCGACATACTTCACGCCCTTGCCCTTGTAAGGCTCTGGCGGACGATAGCTACGGATCTCAGCAGCAACCTGCCCGACCTTTTGCTTGTCGATTCCCGAAATGACAACTTCCGTAGGCTTTGGCGTCTTGATCTCAATGCCTTCGGGCACTGGGTAGATCACATCGTGGCTGAACCCAAGCGCAAGCTTGAGGCTCTTACCCTGCACTTCTGCACGGTAACCAACACCGTTGATCTCAAGCTCCTTGCTGAAGCCTTCCGCAACACCCTGCACCATGTTCGCAACGAGAGAGCGCGACAGGCCCCACATTGCGCGTGCACGCTGGCTTTCATCAACCGGCGCAACGGTAAGACCGTCTTCGCCCTGGCTGACTGTGACTTCTGGAACAAGCGTAAGCTCAAGCTCACCCTTTGATCCCTTCGCCTTCACTGTTTGACCATCGACGGTCACAGTGACGCCACTTGCAATGGCGATAGGCATTTTACCGATACGCGACATATCTATTCGCTCCTAGTCCGCTGGTCTGTCCCTTGGGCCCGATAAAGGCCTAGAACACCTGGCAGAGAACCTCACCACCGACATTTTCCTCACGTGCGATGTGGTCAGACATCACACCCTTGGGTGTCGACAGAATGGAAATACCCAGGCCGTTGTAAACCTGAGGAAGATCAGTCACCGCGGAATACACCCGGCGACCAGGCTTGGACACACGCTTGATCTCACGGATCACGGGCGTGCCTTCGAAGTATTTGAGCTCGATCTCAAATTCCTTGCGGCCATTGTCGAAAGCCACTTCCGCGTAACCGCGAATGTACCCTTCAGACTGCAGCACATCGAGCACACGACGGCGAAGGTTTGACCCTGGGGTCTGGACCTTTGACTTACCGCGCATCTGGCCATTGCGGATGCGGGTCAGCATATCGCCGAGAGGATCAGAAAAAGACATTTGCTAACTCCCTACCAGCTCGACTTGACCATGCCCGGAACCTGCCCATTGGAGGCAAAGTCCCGTAGCGCGATGCGTGACATTTTCAGCTTGCGATAATATCCGCGCGGACGGCCGGATACTTCACACCGGTTCCGCACGCGGCTGGGAGATGAATCCCGTGGCAGCGCATTGAGCTTCAACTGAGCCTGGATCCGCTCCTCGATGGGCAGTTCCTGGTTGTGGATGAGCTCACGCAGAGCCGCACGCTTAGCTGCGTACTTCTTTACGAGCTGCTGACGCTTCTTGTTCTTTTCGATGGCGCTCTTTTTCGCCATGTAGTCCTCCTAGTCCCGACCGTATCGTTCGCAGCCCACGTCTAAATGGGTGCGTTTACGACGTGAAGGGGAAGTTGAGTTCGCGAAGGAGAGCCCTCGCCTCGTCATCAGTGGCAGCCGATGTGCAGACGATGATATCCATCCCCCACACGTGATCGACGTCGTCATAGTTGATCTCTGGGAACACGATATGTTCCTTCAGGCCCATGGCGTAGTTGCCATTGCCGTCAAAGCTCTTGGGGTTCAGACCGCGGAAGTCACGCACGCGCGGCAGAGCAATGTTCACCAGGCGATCAAGGAACTCATACATGCGCTCTTTGCGCAGTGTGACCTTGGCACCGATGTTCATGCCTTCGCGAAGCTTGAACGTAGCTTCAGACTTCTTGGCCTTGGTGATAACAGCCTTCTGACCCGTTAGGGCTTCAAGTGCTGCAACCGCAGAACCAATCTTTTTCGAGTCACCCACAGCGACGCCGGCACCAATGTTCAGGACGATCTTCTCGACCTTGGGCACCTGCATCGGGTTCTTGTACCCGAATTCCTCAATAAGCTTCTCACGAACGACACCTTCGTATGTCGCGCGGGCGCGCGGTACGTAGTTGTCCGTGGCTTCAGCAGCATCAGCCATCGATTACTTCTCCTGAGCGCTTCGCGACACGAACCTTGCGTCCGTCATCAAGCGTCTTAAAGCCAACCCGCGATGCACCACCCTCTTTGGGGTCCTCAATCGCGATATTCGAAATGTGGATCGGCGCTTCCTTAGCGATGATCCCGCCTTCGGCCTGCGGCGTCTGACGTGTGTGGCGGCGAACGATGTTCACGCCCTGAACAACGGCACGGTTTTCCTCACGGAGCACCTTGAGCACTTCGCCCGTTTTGCCCTTGTCCTTACCAGTCGTCACAACGACCTTGTCGCCCTTGCGAATTTTCAGTTTCAAAGCCATGGCTCTAAAGCACCTCCGGTGCGAGAGACACGATCTTCATCATGTTCTTGGCACGCAGTTCGCGAGTAACCGGGCCAAAGATACGAGTGCCGATCGGCTCACCATTGTTGTTCACGAGCACAGCCGCATTGCTATCAAAGCGGATGGCACTTCCGTCTGGACGGCGGATTTCCTTGGCAGTGCGTACAATCACTGCCTTCATCACGTCGCCCTTTTTTACGCGACCGCGTGGAATGGCTTCCTTGATGCTGACAACGATCGTGTCACCAACACCGGCATATTTGCGCTTGGAGCCACCCAGCACCTTGATGCACTGAACGCGACGGGCACCTGAGTTGTCCGCGACGTCCAAATTCGACTGCATCTGGATCATTATTCAATTCCTTCACGCTGTGTAAGCGCGCTTACGACCAAACTTCAAATTCTCGAAACCGAACGAGAAAGGCTTACGCCTCTTCGCCGGTGTAGATTTCCCAGCGCTTCGTCTTGGAAATCGGAACGCATTCGCGAATGCGCACCTTGTCACCCGTCTTGAAAGCGTTCTGCGCATCATGTGCGTGATACCGCTTCGTACGACGAATGGTCTTCTTCATGACAGGGTCAGTAAAACGGCGCTCAACGAGCACAGTGACCGTGTCTTTCATTTTGTCGCTGACCACGACGCCCTGGAGCACGCGCTTTGGCATCTTAGGTTCCTTCTAGTCCTGCTTAGGCAGAAGCGTCGGCTTTGCCGCGCTCGCCCTGAATGGTTTTAATCCGTGCAATGGTGCGACGGATCACGCGCAAACGCGCCGTGTTATCGAGCTGACCCGTGGCACGCTGGAAGCGCATGTTGAATGCTTCCTTGCGCAGCTTCACCACTTCGTCGTCCATCTGGTCGGGCGTCATGTCCCGGACATCTGCAATCTTCATCAGTCCTATCCTCTTCGCGCCGCTCTAGTGTTCGCCGACACGTGTGATCATGCGAACCTTGAGCGGGAGCTTGGCTGCACCAAGTTCCAGCGCCTCTTTCGCCACATCGTGTGGAACACCATCGATTTCGAACATCACGCGACCCGGCTTGACCCGAGCAACCCAATATTCCGGCGTACCCTTACCTTTACCCATCCGAACTTCAGTCGGCTTCTTTGAAACCGGCACATCCGGGAAGATGCGGATCCACACACGGCCAGCACGCTTCATGTGACGTGTGATGGCACGACGCGCCGCTTCAATCTGACGTGCCGTAACACGCATTGGTTCCTGGGCCTTCAGCCCGTGGGAGCCGAAATTCAAAGCCGTCCCGCCCTTGGCAACGCCATGGATGCGGCCCTTGTGGGCCTTGCGGAATTTTGTGCGCTTTGGCTGCAGCATCTCTCTAAGTCCTCAAACTCTCAAACAACGTCGCAATTAGTCGCGACGGGGCCGACGATCGCCGCCACCGGGACGTCCACCTTCCTGAGCAGACAGGGCACGCTTCTCATGTGCCATCGGGTCATGCTCAAGGATTTCGCCCTTGAAAATCCAAACCTTGATGCCGGAGGCACCGTAGGCGGTGAACGCCGTAGACGTGGCGTAGTCAATGTCAGCGCGCAGTGTATGAAGGGGCACACGACCTTCGCGGTACCATTCAACACGGGCAATTTCAGCACCGCCCAGACGACCACCACAGGTGATACGAATGCCTTCAGCGCCCATACGCATGGCAGACTGAACAGCCCGCTTCATGGCACGGCGGAAAGCCACACGGCGTTCCAGCTGCTGGGCAATGGAGTCTGCCACCAGCTGTGCATCGATTTCCGGCTTCCGCACTTCAACAATGTTGAGGTGCACTTCGCTGGACGTCATTGACTGAATCTTGCGGCGCAGCGTTTCGATGTCCGCGCCCTTCTTGCCGATGACAACTCCCGGACGTGCCGTGTGGATCGTCACCCGGCACTTCTTGTGCGGACGCTCAATGATCACCTTGGAGATGCCGGCCTGCTTCAATTCCTTCATCAGGAATTCACGGATGCGGACATCCTCATGAAGCAGCTCGCCATACTCGCCGCGGTTCGCGTACCAGCGGGAATCCCAGGTACGGTTGACGCCAAGGCGGAGCCCGATTGGATTGACCTTATGTCCCATTACGCAGCTTCCCCTGAAGTCTCGGCACTCTTCTCGCGCACAACAATCGTGATCTGGCTGAATGGCTTCTCAATCCGGCCTACCCGACCACGTGCCCGTGGCTTCCAGCGCTTCATGACAAGGTTCTTGCCCACATAGGCCTCATGGACGACGAGTTCGTCGACATCCAGGTCATGGTTGTTTTCAGCGTTGGCAATGGCGCTTTCAAGAACCGCCTTCACCGACTTTGAAATCCGCTTTGGTGAGAAGGTCAGATCAGCAATTGCACGATCAACCTTCAGACCACGGATGGACTGAGCAACCAGGTTCAGCTTGCGCGGACTCGTACGCAGCATGCGGCCAACCGCACGCGCCTCGTTTTCCGCTAGCTTCCGGGGTTTGGATGGCTTGCCCATCGTTACTTCCTCTTCGCCTTCTTGTCAGCCGTATGACCGTAGTACGTCCGTGTTGGAGCGAACTCGCCAAACTTGTGGCCAACCATGTCTTCAGAAATCTGCACCGGCACATGCTTGTTGCCGTTGTAGACACCGAAATTGAGACCAACGAACTGTGGCAGGATCGTAGAGCGACGTGACCAGATCTTGATGATCTCGTTACGGCCCGACTCGCGCACTGCGTCGGCCTTCTTCAACAGATAGCCGTCAACAAACGGCCCTTTCCATACGGAGCGTGTCATTTACTTAGGCCCTACCGCTTCTTCTTGCGCTGATGACGGCTGCGCACGATGTATTTGTCTGTGGACTTGTTGGAGCGTGTCCGGCGACCCTTTGTGGGCTTGCCCCAAGGTGTCACTGGATGACGGCCACCTGACGTACGACCTTCACCACCACCATGGGGGTGATCGACCGGGTTCATGGCAACACCACGAACCGTCGGACGACGGCCAAGCCAGCGAGAACGACCCGCCTTACCAAGCTTGATGTTTGACTGGTCCGGGTTTGAAACCGCACCGACTGTCGCCATACACTCACCGCGAACAAGGCGCTGTTCACCTGAGCCAAGACGCAGAATGGCATAACCCTGATCACGACCGACGAGCTGCACATACGTGCCGGCTGACCGAGCGATCTGACCGCCCTTGCCTTCCTTCATCTCCACATTGTGGACGATGGTGCCGATTGGCATCGCAGACAGTGGCATCGCATTGCCAGGCTTCACGTCAACGCGGGCACCGGCAATAACAGTATCGCCTTCTGCCAGACGCTGCGGAGCAAGGATGTAAGACAGCTCACCATCTTCGTACTTGATCAGCGCAATAAAGGCTGTCCGGTTGGGGTCATACTCAAGACGCTCAACCTTCGCAGGTACATCGAACTTGCGACGCTTGAAGTCGATCATCCGATAGGTGCGCTTATGACCACCACCTGTCCGATAAGACGTGGTGCGGCCCTTGTTGTTGCGGCCACCGGACTTCGTCAGGCCCTGGGTCAATGTCTTGACCGGCTTGCCTTTCCAAAGACCAGAGCGATCGACGGTCACCAGCTGGCGCTGGCTCGGCGTGATCGGATTGTATTTCTTAAGTGCCATTGTTCCTGCGTCGTCCCTTAAAGGCCTGTAGTCACATCAATGGAGTGACCATCGGCAAGCGTGACGATTGCCTTCTTGATATCCGAACGTTTGCCAAGCATGCCGCGAAAACGCTTCTGC from Candidatus Phaeomarinobacter ectocarpi includes these protein-coding regions:
- the rpmD gene encoding 50S ribosomal protein L30, which translates into the protein MAAKKTITVEQIGSPIRRPDRQQKVLIGLGLNKMHRRRTLEDTPAVRGMVNKVHHLVRIVDES
- the rpsM gene encoding 30S ribosomal protein S13: MARIAGVNIPTNKRALIALTYIHGIGDTKAAEILDSVNISHERRVNQLSDAEVIQIREAIDQNYLVEGDLRRETSMNIKR
- a CDS encoding adenylate kinase — encoded protein: MNLIFLGPPGAGKGTQAGRVETAHGLVQLSTGDMLRAAVAAGTEIGKQAKEIMERGDLVPDEVVVKIISDRIEEKDCANGFILDGFPRTTGQAEALDKMLEEKGLKLNAVIEIRVDDSILVDRIRTRAAETGGDRADDNEETLKKRLEVYHAQTAPLIPYYESQGKLLVVDGMSAIDDVTRDIEDKIGLATA
- the rplQ gene encoding 50S ribosomal protein L17, with translation MRHGKAHRKLNRTTPHRKAMLANMAVALIKHEQIVTTLPKAKELRPYVEKLITLGKRGDLHARRQAYSKLPEQKWAQKLFDVLGPRYADRKGGYTRIMRAGFRYGDNAPVAVIELVDRDPSAKGQDSGPDLTADEQDAA
- a CDS encoding DNA-directed RNA polymerase subunit alpha; amino-acid sequence: MNEANKLIQKNWQELIKPNKLDIQPGRDAQRIATVVAEPLERGFGLTLGNALRRVLLSSLQGAAVTSVQIDGVLHEFSSVAGVREDVTDIVLNIKQMAIRLHSEGPRRMTLKADKAGAVTAGMIETGADIDILNPDLVLCTLDEDSEIRMEFTVDLGKGYVAADRNRPEDAPIGLIPVDSLFSPCRKVSYKVENTREGQILDYDKLTLTVETDGSLTPDDAVAYAARILQDQLQTFVNFEEPRPEQPVEERPELEFNPALLKKVDELELSVRSANCLKNDNIVYIGDLIQKTEAEMLRTPNFGRKSLNEIKEVLAQMGLHLGMEVPNWPPENIEDLAKRYEDQY
- the rplF gene encoding 50S ribosomal protein L6, which translates into the protein MSRIGKMPIAIASGVTVTVDGQTVKAKGSKGELELTLVPEVTVSQGEDGLTVAPVDESQRARAMWGLSRSLVANMVQGVAEGFSKELEINGVGYRAEVQGKSLKLALGFSHDVIYPVPEGIEIKTPKPTEVVISGIDKQKVGQVAAEIRSYRPPEPYKGKGVKYVDEYIFRKEGKKK
- the secY gene encoding preprotein translocase subunit SecY, producing MASAAEQLAANLNFSAFAKAEELKKRIWFTLGALLVYRLGTYIPLPGIDPVALAQLFEQQQGGIVGMFDMFAGGAVGRMAIFALNVMPYISASIIMQLMTAVVPRLEQLKKEGEAGRKQINQYTRYGTVLLATLQGYGIAVGLESAGNVVIDPGPFFRISTVITLVGGTMFLMWLGEQITARGVGNGISLIIFAGIVAELPAALVGTLELGRQGALSTLVIIGFLVMAVAVIAFIVFVERAQRRLIVQYPKRQVGNRMFGGDSSHLPLKLNTAGVIPPIFASSLLLLPLTAAGFSGGQGPEWLTTVTTMLGHGQPLYMLMYAAGIVFFAFFYTALVFNPGDTADNLKQYGGFVPGIRPGERTAEYIDYVLTRLTVVGAGYLVIVCLLPEILVSQYSVPFYFGGTSLLIVVSVTMDTVSQVQSHLLAHQYEGMVKKSKLRGGRR
- the rplO gene encoding 50S ribosomal protein L15 — its product is MKLNELKDNEGARKERMRVGRGYGSGKGVTAGRGQKGQKSRSGVAIKGYEGGQMPIHMRLPKRGFNNPFPTVYAIVNIGRVQRAIDEGTLDGSKPVNAEALRGAGLLRRKDVDVRLLAKGDLKAKVSFEVTSASKGAAEAVEKAGGSIKIVESARPKPAAETASA
- the rpsN gene encoding 30S ribosomal protein S14 gives rise to the protein MAKKSAIEKNKKRQQLVKKYAAKRAALRELIHNQELPIEERIQAQLKLNALPRDSSPSRVRNRCEVSGRPRGYYRKLKMSRIALRDFASNGQVPGMVKSSW
- the rpsH gene encoding 30S ribosomal protein S8, whose protein sequence is MSFSDPLGDMLTRIRNGQMRGKSKVQTPGSNLRRRVLDVLQSEGYIRGYAEVAFDNGRKEFEIELKYFEGTPVIREIKRVSKPGRRVYSAVTDLPQVYNGLGISILSTPKGVMSDHIAREENVGGEVLCQVF
- the rpsK gene encoding 30S ribosomal protein S11, encoding MAKEATRVRRKERKNISSGVAHVNSTFNNTMITITDAQGNAISWSSAGTMGFKGSRKSTPFAAQVAAEDAGKKAAEHGMRTLEVMVSGPGSGRESALRALQAAGFTITTIRDVTSIPHNGVRPKKKRRV
- the rplR gene encoding 50S ribosomal protein L18, which gives rise to MSNSMKMRERRKMRVRRSLKKTANGRPRLSVYRSSKHISAQVIDDVQGVTLASASTLEKDLRGSLKTGADVAAAKAVGELVAKRAKDNGVKDVVFDRGGYIYHGRVKALADAAREGGLEF
- the rpsE gene encoding 30S ribosomal protein S5, whose amino-acid sequence is MAREQGGRSDRGRGRDRDDRDSEFVDKLVHINRVAKVVKGGRRFGFAALVVVGDQKGRVGFGKGKAREVPEAIRKATEQAKRQMIRVPLREGRTLHHDVAGRHGAGRVYLRAAPPGTGIIAGGPMRAVFETLGMQDLVAKSIGTSNPYNMVRATFDALTREQSPRMVAARRGLKVSDVVSRRSDASSEALEDAE